The genomic region CTCGATAAACCTCGCCAAAGCTGCCTTGCCCGATGGATTCAAGCACCTGAAGGTGTCCCCATTCGAACAGGGCATCATCCGCCGCGAGGTCGCTCCGCTGACCGCCGTGAAGCAGAAACAACTGCTCGATCTGGTGCAGCCGCTCGGCCACTCGGTTGCTGGTGTCGGCACTCTCTGATGCCTCCAGCGAGTCAGAGGACCCCGTCAGTCGCTGCAGTATCCTGCGCGCCCGTTCATCGGCCTTCAGACCGCTATCACTCATCCATGGCCTCCGCCAGCCGCACCAACGAGCGCGAGACCATCATGCGGGCGCTGTTGGCAGAAGGTGAATCGGTGGCTAGGGCGATCTCTTCGAAGGAGTAGCCGAACTCGACGCGCAGAATCACCGCTTCGCGGGCTTTCTTGCTCAACGTCATCAGCGCCGCCTCGTATTGCTCAAGCACCTCCTGACCGATGATCTTGCCCATGATGGAAGCTTCAGGATCCTGCACTTCATACTCGGCATCGTTGATGCCATGCTTGTTTCGCCGCGTCACCCGGCGGATTTCCATCCGGATGTTGTTCAGCATGATCTTGCGAAGATAGGCCAGGAAAGCCCCTTCGCGCAGCGCCTCGAATTGGTCGATGCGATCCAGCGTGCGCATCAGTGCCACCTGAACCAGATCGTGGGTATCCGACAGGTCACGCGCATACTGGGGCAAACGGCCGTGAGCCCAGCGCGTGATGATGGGAAGAAAGTGACGATACAGCTGTTCGCGTGCGGCTTCGTCGTCATCAGCCACTCGCTGCAGCAGAGCTGCCGTCGACTCAAGGGACTGATTCATCAGGTAAAGGCAGGGGCGATAACAGATGTTCGAGTATATGTCGGCAATCATGCTAGCTCAAACCTGTAGGGCGGGCCTGCGTTACCTGCCTGTCCGCGCCTTCCTCCAGACCTGTCCCCGCCTTTCCAGGCCGGAGATTCCGGGAGATTCCTGCAGCGCAGGCCCCGCGGTCGCACGTCAAGCTCGCGCCACTCTCCATGGATCAGCGATCGCCGAGCGTCTCGAAGCTGCTGGTGAAAAGCAGCTGTTCGATGACGGCAAACCCCGCCGAGCCTTCGAGCGCTCGCGTCGAGGCGATCGCCGATCCCTTTCCCTGGTTGATGGTGACTATCGGCGACACGTCGCCGCTGGCGCCGGCCGGAAAGATCCGGTAGCCGAAGTCTCGATTGGTGACGATCAGCTGGTCGTCCTCGGTCACGAGGAGTGATGCGGGATTGAGCAGGCCCGTTGCGGGTCCGACGATCGTGCGGAGCGGCGCGACGTTGCCCTCGGCCCGGGCCTCGTAGACGGTCACGGCTCTGCTGTCGTTCTGCAATACGTAGAGTTCCTCGGCGTTTCGATTGAGGAATAAATCGGCTGGCTCGCTCATCTCCGTGTTGTCCCCGGTGATCGAACGCAGCGGGCGAGCGTCCCCAGAAGCCGTACGGTGAAAGACATAGACCGTCTCGACGCCGCTGCCCTGATCCAGCACATAGAGCTCATCCGCCGTCAGATCGAGAAAGCCGAAGCGCGGAAAGATCAGGTTGAGATTCGGTCCGCCGATCGACCTGAGCGGCCCCACATTCCCCGAAGCGTCACGGGGAAAGACCTTGACGTCCCGACCCAGTCGGTCGAACACATACAGCTCGTCGTTGATCGAGTCGACGATCATTCCAATCGGTGATCGAAACCCCGTCTCCGAGCCTGCGAGGACGCGCAAGGGCGCGGTGTCTCCATCGGCATCCAGCGGGTATACGAGCACGGAATCGTCGCCGACGTTGCTGACGAAGAGTTCGTCAGCCGCGAGATCTATGGCCACGCCCGCGGGGGCATTGAGCAGGGTTGCCGGACCCTCGATGACGCGCAGTGGCGGATCGTTTTCGGCGGCATCGTCCGCGAACACCCGGACCTGATTGTCGAAGGCCAGCGCCGTGTAAACATCAGCACGGGCCGTAATCGTGGCGAGGCAGCAGGAGAGCAGGAACAGTTTGAAGCGGCGCATTGACGTTATTCTGTGGGACCTGATTACACTAATGCCGCTGCGCGCGAAATCGCACTTCGCGATGGCGCCGACCGCCCCGAAGGCGTTGAAATGGGCGGC from Pseudomonadota bacterium harbors:
- a CDS encoding RNA polymerase sigma factor is translated as MIADIYSNICYRPCLYLMNQSLESTAALLQRVADDDEAAREQLYRHFLPIITRWAHGRLPQYARDLSDTHDLVQVALMRTLDRIDQFEALREGAFLAYLRKIMLNNIRMEIRRVTRRNKHGINDAEYEVQDPEASIMGKIIGQEVLEQYEAALMTLSKKAREAVILRVEFGYSFEEIALATDSPSANSARMMVSRSLVRLAEAMDE